TGGCAATTCACACAATCACGTGAAAAGGAAATATTTCTGATGAGGAATTTTAAATGGTTCATGTATCGTGTTGTTTAGGATGTGTTTCATAACTATGTTGTAACTTGTATGTGGTGATTtaatatgttatattttgtttgcgTGGATGTCACTTAAACATCCCACAGTACAACACACTTGCAACAAGTCAGAGAAGTATGGAGAACGAGACAAAGATGATGATATTCTGTCTGCTTTTGGCAGGTAACATGATTAGTTGCCCCTTTGTTTCAAATTTCTTTCCTATATACACCCCAGTTAAACTCCAGGAAGTTATTGTTTCTTTGTATCTTCTGTTactctctttcagctctttgcAGCCCTGTGTTTACTGGAGAGTGGACGGCAACTATTCCAAAAGACCTTGACGCCCTGGTTACATCCTGTGTCGTGATACCCTGTTCATTCACCCATGCTAAAGAAAGGCTGCCCCATTCCAGACTCAGGGGGAGCTGGCAtagtacaaaaaacaaagatgactGCATCTATCATGAGGATCAGACGCAGATCGTGGAAAACTTTCGGGGCCGCACACAGTTGTTGGGAAATTTGGGCGAAGGAAACTGCACCTTGCTAATGACTGAAATTAAAGATCATGATAATGGCCCTTTCTGTTTTCGGATTGAATTAGTACCAACAGGGACTGAAACATCCAAAATTGACAAGTTCTCCTTTGTTAACGATTGCGTCCTCTTTAAAATGATCAGTATGTCACAAACTTTCCAACAATTCTTAAATCCATACCAGTTTTCTATGTAACAACAATGTAcctctttctttatctctgcCTTGTCCTTTTTTCATTCATAGCTGAACCTCCAAAACCAACTCTGATTCACCCAAAGACAGCAGTTCAAGGTCGTCCCTACACCATCACCTGTTCAGTCCGCCATACCTGCCCCTCCCATATACCTAAACTCACATGGAGCAGAGGCACTGCAGATGATATCAATGAACTTCACAGAGAAATTCATGGTGGCTTCTGGGAGGTTCAGTCCACTCTGATTGTCATCCCTGAGGAGAAGGACGACCACACAGACATCACCTGCACAGCCAAATTTAATGGACCGAAGACATCCACTGAAAAAATGACACTTTATATAAAACGTAAGatctcatttgttcatttgtccAATAGAGAATATTTGTGAATCTTTTAAGCTTAATAGTGGGAGTGGTCATATTGAAGGTTACATTGGTCCATGATGACAGAGTCCTGCTGCTATTTATTACATGAACAGTCGATCATTGGCTTAATAAGCATGACACTGAGGATACTGATATCAGCTTTAGTGTAGCTCATCATAATATCCACATATAATCTCATACTAACATTAGCTGTATTGAATTTTTAGAATGTCTATTATTTTGAAGCATATACTGGATGTtgtctctgctctgtttgtgcaATAAAGGATGAATTGCTCATATATGAATTCTGTCTGTTTGCAGGTAAAGAAAACTATAACCACATCATCATTCCTGCAGTAGTAGGGATCGGCACTGCTGTGATCTTTGGAGGCCTCTGCATTTTCATGATGAAAAAATACAAGTGAGTTAATTCATTTTACAGACATAAACTGATAGCAAGAGCACATCAGATCAGCAATAGCATCTCTCCTCTCAACcctgtttcatttttaacacaTGAAAGTTTGTGAAGTTTATGTTCAGTATGTGCTCCacaataaaaagtaattttttttcctgtctgctcAAGGAATCGCATTGCAGAGCTCCAAAATCAGGAAGGCAGGTAAGTACAAAAAGGTTGTAGATCAGATTCCATTTGTAGTCTACACTGATATCTACCATCAGACGTCACTATAAAGTCCCcctgaccaaaaaaaaagaaacactggaACTCCTTCATTCCCACTGCCATAGGCATTTTAAACAAACCTTGAAACAACAATGAACTCTTACATATGCACTATGCCACTTTGCACACACAAGTACCATGTTTTTTATTCTGTCAAAGTAATttgtgttgtatattttattttgttttaggtATAGGTATTGTATATTTTAGTAGAGTTTTGTACAGTACGCTGTATGCTGAACCACGTCTAAGACAATTTTCTGTCACAACAGACAATAGTTTTCTGAATCTGAAATCTGAAGCTGAATCtgaatatctttattttctgtgattactttaatgttattttctgtcacatttaGCATGTGGAACCGGCTTTCCAGGATGTCTCGCAGGTGAGAGAAAACTGTGATTTTggagtctttttcttttttcatccttAAGAGTTGCCAAGGACAGTGTTATCTTAGTAACTTAGTAACTTTaataatgacacatttgatcTGTGGAAATTTCAGGATTCGTTCTGATGGCCCAGGACCATCTCATACTGATCGAAGGCAAGAGgcattttaatgtctttatcTCTCTAAGTGCGGTACAGAATGTAATTTTATTGACTCATTTTGTACTGTCCCTTCTGCAGCTTTGTACAGACCACAGAATGGTGGTCCCTCTGTGATTTGCATACAAGTGCAGAAGTGTAGTGCAGTTTTTATTTGGTTTAAGGAAGGATAAgatctttgcttttatttatatgcCTCACATCATTTGCTTACtttctgttctcttttttttgtgcagaagATCTATTTGGAGCAGATTTTCGAGGTAAGACATGAAAAACTTTGATGGTAGCACGCTCGCTTCAACTGAGAAGTTTCACAAGTTTCTTCATTGCTTGGTAGTTTTTACAGTTCAAACACACTtgaagaaactttttttgttctgttgaaAGTACATCTCTGTATTTTATTCTCTGCATTAATATGTTAATTCTTTTTActacattatatacaaaaaaaaaaaaaaaaaaaacaataaatctacTTCTTTTACAGAAGGCCTAATGCTGACAGGTCAGATTTGGATCATatgtaagtgtgttttaaaaaaaaaaaaaaaaaaaagtaaagaatttTTAATagctaattgtttttttgtaattatgtaGTGGAATACATTTTAACCCACAGGCCCAATAACGAAAGTTCAAAATCCGGTGCCTACCAGAAAACCTCCAAGCCTCGTTTCCCATCCCCCAAAAGGTACCTGGCTCACTTCTCTTGAACCTTGGCAAAATATAGACATCATATACAGCAAAAATTGGGTTTTTTTCTAATGccattctttttctctgtctttttgtgttgttgctgttgttaatGGGCCTCAGCCAGCCAAAATCCTACAATTACAAAGAGGTATTGGTGAACTACCAATTATTTCTATTCAAAAATGATATACAATACACTGGCACTATCGACATATGTCACACTAATAACTTTTATCTCCCACAGGAccttgatgatggtgatgattaCATAAATACTGCCGACCTCAACGTGTATGGAAAcctctgaaaaaagaaaagcatttgtACCCACAGCAACCAACAAACCAATCATGCTTACAATGATCATTTGTATTAAGTCCATTTACTGCTAGCAGTTTTGTTCTCTTccattaattataataataactttatttgtatagcacctttcatacaaaaaaaatgcagctcaaagtacTTCACAGCAAAggaaattacacacacaaagtaatttACATTAAGCACAATATATCTAATTCTGTCACTGTaactttatgtttaaatatacaatattatatatagaATGTTTTTGAATGGCTGCCATTATGTTTCTGCATAACTGTAAGTATGCCATGTTTAGGCATGGTGTCACCAATGTTGGTCCTAATCAAAATGCCACAGTGATTTTGAATTAAATAATCTGATAATAAGATGAggagattgataccactcttcTGGCTGTCTGTTAAATGTAAGGCCACAGCCAGCATCTTAGCCAACAAGCACATCTTACACTCATTGTTAACATGCTGTTAATTAGATATATTTTAAAGAGCTGGAAGGCAGTTAGCtgtttacagctgtttttatgCTTGGCTGAGCTCCATTAATATCTATTTGCTAGTGCTAATGCTagtgtattttatatttcacaaTCATTTGCAAGAATGTTTCCATGTACTAGCAATGTAAACCAAGTTTGGTCAGATACATGGATTTCATTATAGAATTTAAAAACCCTCCTTGTGGCAAATATCCTCCACCCACGTTTTTGGGGAAGTTAGGCTACTTAAAATGATGCGTGGCCAGGGACTTTTGCTAAAGGTGGTGGAACTCTTCATAAACATTCAACTCTAGTGGTAAGtcattttagtcttttaaaaaaagctacATAAAAGAAAATTTTCAGCATTCTTAAAGTGTTATTAGTTAATATGCTGAAACACtgtattttaaagcatttgATCAAATTCatgtatctatttttttgtgatatCATTGCTTCTGCATAGTGACAAAAAGTAGCACAGACTGGTTTTTATTAGAAATCTGACACAGTTTAGACTAAATTTAAGCGCAGCCAAGCTCAAGAAATCACAGACTTGCATGttacaaaaatatctgtctctgtcttacaattcaaaaacaaaatgtaaaattctgATTCCTGTGGGGGAGAAATGCACAAAATAATATTTCTTAATAGCCTGAGATCATTTTGCTTGTAACCATGAGTGTCTCAGGagttttctcttcctgtttttcttttttataccATATTGCCTATAGCAATAACTGGCCTGAACTTAGAACACTCAAATTTTAAGTAAAGCAGTTTAACCGCTttagaaagaagtgaaattatCTCAGTCTATTTACAAAATTGGTGTATGTTTTTAGATGTAACAtaatgtggtttgttttttttaagtgcctttagattgtgtgttttctatggcatttctgtgataaaaaacaaaaacaaaacatgtatcTCATTATGTTATttgctgttatgttatttgttattAATATACTTAATATACTGTTTGTCTGCACATCTTTGTCATTGCTGCCTATATTTACCAGTATgtttaaatcattaaatcatcatgtttacctattaaaatatgtttaattaaattaagaataaagaaataaagagattaaatgtgattttttttttcagtacatGTACATAATGTAGCAGGCAGGCgctgtgttattgtgttattacTATTTTACAAGCGGTCCATACAAAATCATTTGTGCTGTTCATGTACACACCTGCTGTAACATGCATGTGTGATCTCCCTTTTTAGTATGaggtttttcattgttttttggactttttttctgtcacaaaaAACCCGTTCTGGTTGAATAGTCAACGGGGCCCTTAAAATGATTCTTCTCCAAAATCAATGTACAAAGAGGAACTCTCTGTAGTCTTGAAAGGTGGCTTTTGGACCTTAACACATACAAGCAAGGATACTTTGGCTTGTACTGCTTTAGCCGCGTTTCCATCAAAAGTCTCAGGGCAGGGACTAGTGTCTAGAATTTGACTGCCCTAGCCGGGGCTGTTTCTGGGCATTTTAGTGCCCTTGGTGAGATGTCTGGCGCCTCTGAGGTAATCAATCCTTTCattatattttgaatttattattaGGACAGCCCCTTGAGATGCAGCATCTCATTTTCAAGGGGttcctaaaaacaaaaaatacaaaatataacacatacatacagagacaTTGTTACATAATAAACATACATCCTGAAGCGATGGAAAGCGGTAATAGATCTAAGAGAACGAGGAAGATTATTTCagaatattttctgtcatttctgtacTGTGGTGCAAGTATTTTCTGTATGAGACTTTCACTTCTGGCTCCTCTGGccacaatatttattttaattcagtttttccCCTCATTATACAACCTACACAGCGCACTTCAGGCATGCATTAAAATTAGTAAAGTAACTTAGATATGTTTTACAGCAGAATTACATATTAAGATAATTAAGAAACGTGCTTGTTTTCCTCTATTGTCctatttataaatataatatctaAGTATCATAAAGTATCTTCGACAATATCCACACAGAGGATCTCAGTGTGAATCTGTTGCGGCAGGATGGTCTAAACAGGATTTCGACAGACAGGAACTGACTTCTGCATCaacaaaatactgaagtttTCTGCCAGCTGCAGCACTTTATGTGGTCGCTCACTGCTGTTGCTTTCAtattatttaactgtttttatttgatgctCCTTAGTTCAGTGATTCACAATGCTGTGCCTTCAGTGTTTCAGCGGGTGATTTTGACAGGTGTCATTCCGGGAACAAACagctttttaattgtttttaggGTGAAATCTGTCTTTTCTGGAGAAGGCACTtctgagaaatatgaaaaaggAACCACAGATGTGTATCCTaagaatatgttttatttctgggTGTAAACTTTCAATGCATAATACTAAGATGGACATTTCTCATATGTTTTAGGTCATAAGATGTCTGGCCATTTCCTCCTGAGCTTCTGTGTTCTAGGTACTACAACTTTGTAGTGTGCTGTTCTCTCTAACTTTTGTTTATCAGACATATAAAAACTGACCTGGTCTTCACATTTGTAATTCTCTCTTTGCATAATGGTCCTCTTGCAGGATACCTTTTCAGCAATGTCAGGGCTTGGGTTGTAAAGATGCCAAGCCATATCAAAGGGATGAAGGGTTCCTGCCTTGTCATCCCTTGCACATTTGACTACTATCAATACCCACCCATGAGACCAGACCGTGTGGTTTGGTACCAGTATGTGAACCGCGGATATCCTTTGGTTTATGACAATTGGTATCCAAATGCTGTCATTTGGATATTTAACGGCAAAACAAGTAAATATCCCTCTACATATGGCAAAGACTGCAGTCTTCAAATCAACCCAGTGGATTGGCATCACCACAGACAGAAGATCTACCCCTGGGTAGATCCAGAGAATGTTGGGAAGAGTACCTACCGATTCTATGATACAACTGTAACAATTGAAGTAGTGGGTAAGTTGTCAGGGTGAGctcataaaaaattaaaaatttaggtggattatatttattttcattaacacatcttcacattttctttgtaaagACAGGGCAGAGGAACCAGAAATTATGATCTCTGGAGACATGAAGGTGGGACAGTCTGTGACAGTGCAATGCAGTGTTTATCACACCTGTCCCACATATCCACCAAAGCTGAGTCTCAACATCCCAGGACGCACCCGTCTCACTCATAGTTCCCTGTCTGATGGCACATCCAAAACCACCTTGACAATCAAGCTGAACATAGTGAGAGACCAGCAAACTGTGGAGTGTGACGTTCGACACACTGGTGGTCGCACTGCAAAAGCGTCTCGAACCTTTTATgctcagtgtaagtgatgggtgtgcaaaaataaaaccagttttcctttaatgttGACCTGAAAATTTAAACCTTTTACCTTTTATATCTCAGGCTCCATTTTACCACTGACTATCAGCGATACATCAGAAGAATTTCTTGAGGGATATCCCAAAAAAATAACCTGCACTTCCTCATACACATGCTCTCAACATAAACCAACTCTCACATGGAACGATGGTAGCATGCCAGCCTCCACTACTGACATCAAGAGTGGAAATGCTCAGTGGCAAACTGTCTCCACGCTGACATTCACAGCATCAACTAATGACCATGGAAGATCTCTGACATGCTATGCACGCTTCAATGGAGGAGAGACGCAGCAAACAAGCATTACCCTACGAGTTAAGAGTGagtagaaataataataatctttaacAACTGAACTTTATTTACTTGGTTTAACAAATTGGTTCTTcacataaaatatttctttctattttcttaAAGGAAATATGCTGTCCCGGGGTTGGTCCTTCACCACCCCTGGCAGCATCACAGGTATGAGAGGTTCCTGTGTCATCATTCCTTGCAGATTCACTTACAGTACCTCTCAACCTGCTGACCTCCAAGTTATATGGTTCTTGTACCAGAGCAATGGATACCCACCTGTATTTAGCCAAAGACAGGATGTTATTAGTAAGTTTCGTGGGATAACCAGCTTGACTGGATCTGTGAGCGAGGGGAATTGTAGTCTTAAGATTGAGAGCCTAGAGATGTCACACAACCAGGAGAGACTTTATCCATGGGTGGATAAGAACCCAATTACCTCCTACCACACCCAAGGTTTCACATTTTATGATAAAACGACTCAACTTATTGTTTCAGGTAAGTATCTGGGTGCATGTTCTCCATCCTCTTATTATATTCCAAATTTCAAAAACGCAGTTATTCAAATACCTATTGATGCTTTGATTTTCTAGACCATGCCCAGGACCCACAGCTGAGTCTCAATGGTATCCCCAGGGTGGGAGAGCAGAGCACAGTGTCCTGCAGTGTGCAGCAtacatgtctctctcttccacCCATCCTGAGTCTATCTGGCATACCTGGAACCGACCATGTTATGGACACTCTGGTATCTGATGAGATTTGGGAGAGGAAAGTGGAGCGAACATGGAGTGTAACAGAGGAAAACCAGGGTGTGAAGTGTACTGTTAGTTACCATGGTGGTCAGAAAGCCACAAGTGAGCTCAAGCTCAATGTCCAATGTGAGTACAACTTGAGGCGATGTGGTATTtgaattcaaatgaaaatgctgTTGTTTAGAGGTCAGCATCACTTTCGCATTTCTGCTCAGGTCCGTATGACGACATCAGGATGGATGAGTGGCAAGGCGAGGCGACAGAGGGTGTGGCAAAGAGTGTGATTTGCTCTGTTTCCTACAAGTGCGagaaaaatacaccaaacaTTGTGTGGAATTACAAAGACATGCAGTATTCATTACACACTGAAGAAATCTCTAGCAACACCTACAAAACAGTGTCAAATCTAACCTTCATTGGCTCTCTAGAGGATGATGGTAAATCTTTGACCTGCACTGCTCGGTTTATCACTGGGGAGACTTCAGACTCTGTAACACTTCATATAAAAAGTGAGTTTCTACATGTCATACATTGTAGTCAATAAAAAATGGGAGAACATTAGAGGAAGATTTTATTGACAGTGCcttgttgtcattttttccaGAATATGAAAAACCAATTGAAGAAACAGATCCACATGAAAGAGACAGTGGGTGTACATctcatttaattcatttcattgcCATATTACAACCCAAGTGGACTCATCTTTACAAGCAATCCAACATGGCCTTTTCTCCTTTTACAGTGTTGAGCAATCTGGCTGCTGACGTTCCTTTCAGATTCACCGCCCTAACCCGCTCCTGTGTGGTGATTCCCTGCAGCTTCGAGCACCACGAGGTTCTGCCTATGACACGTGGGATCTGGTCCAAAAAAGCCGGGGGTGTTGTCTATCATAATGGCAAGAGCAATGTGCTTGACCATTTCAAGGATCGCACCAAACTATTAGGACATCTGCAGGAGGGAAACTGCTCACTAGAGATTGATGACATCAAGCCCTTTGACAATGGGCCCTTCTGTTTCCAtgcagagagaggaaacgaTGGATACAAATTCAacaacagctgtgtttttattgttatgaaaGGTCTGGAGTCAACACTAACTATTTAGCTTAGTGAAATATGTCAAGCTATTCATCTGTTTGCTTCTAATCTAGAAAAAAAAGTACTCTTCTTTGTGTCTCATTTGCTCAGCTTCCCCAGAAAAACCAGTGATGACCCCAGTCCCAGCAGAAGTCGATGCTGGCTCTACAATCACTGTCTCGTGTTCTGTAACGCACACATGTTCCTCACATCCTCCAGTGTTCTCATGGAGTGTCCATGAACTCACCACTGAGGTCACACACACCTGGACGCCGCAAGGCATCTGGGAGACAACTTCCACAATCACTTTcacagctgctggaggagacgGACCCCAAGACCTAACTTGCACTGCCATGTTCTGGCGTGGAAAGCAACAAGCCAGCACAGTTAAACTGAATGTGAAGGGTTAGAGTAAAAAAATTCATCTGTCATGTTGTAATATTATCATATACTGAGTTGTGTTATTTCCTTAATACATTTGCATGAGACTCaaatgttccttcatcaccagGATCCCTGATGTACCAGTTGAGAAGAAGTCTCCCAGTAGCTACTCCAGTCTCAATTCTAGTTCTGATTATTATCACCTTAGCTGCAGTGTTTGGAGTGGTCATCTATAGGAGAAGGTAGGTGTCGATTCAGAATGTGCTGATATACTGATAAGATCAGCAATACACTGATGGTGGTACTTGTCTATTTTAGAATGCAAAAGTCAGTATTTACTAGTGTATTGGCTCTAGAGTGAAAACATGACagatttttacagtatttttttctaACCAACAGGAGGCATACTGATGATTCTATGAGACCACCTCCTCGACCAGAGAAAAGGTATgtagttaaaggataggttcacaatttttcaagtctgtcttaagaCAACAGTTAGGTTCCCATATgatcactgaaacatgttttgtttgctgtcatcattcctcctgctcatactgaccattagaagatccacACTGTCTGTCGAGGGGAGACTCGACacacagtgttttcctgttcagcgGCAGTGGAACAATCGTAATAAAAAGAGTGAATTTGGCACCAAAAAGAtggtaactttgaaagatatcgtcttgatttgacttatttggatGGCTGCattttagcttcaaataaacctaaatacatttttgcacagaaggtaCATTTTGGATTctggcccccatcacttacattgaaagtgcattatgaagggatctcttaatggtcagtgtgaacaggacgAATaaatacagcaagaaaaacatgtgtcaatgttaatttgggcaactgactgttgttttagggcagacttgaaaatttgtgaacttatcctttaaacccaaatgtgcagaatgatgaCATTATTGACAACTAGATTTCAGTTAGACACACTTACATCAAggaatttaacatttataacataaatTATACAATTAGATTTGACAGAAAAGGCTTTGCTGTTTGAGAGAGGTCTCAAAGAATTGGAGAAGCATCAAGGATTCTGCTGGGAGAATTAATCCCCCTTAAAACACACTCATTAAATCAACAAtactaaaaatacagcacatgAGAAGGAGGTTCGGGTGGTGGAGGGAATTGCGacagaaaacagcaacagagTAAAGGTACGGTTTCATTACATCTGTTCAACAAAATTTGCTGGCAGTCGGCTCTGACAAAGGACATTATGTAATGTTTCTGATACTTGCAATAAACAAATATTGATCTGAGCGATCACAAACTGTGAACAGTGTATGAGAGCATCTTCAGCAGAAGCAAATCGGAAATGGAGAGAGTATTCATCGGATGAAGGTGTAATGCGACTATACCTTAATAGTGAGAGGGTTCAGGGCCTAATGGTGGTGCATGAGTAGGCCTATGATTGGACACAACTAGTCAgctttacttgaagagtttaccaacttttatgtaaacagtgtcacggctcttgtcaatcagatgtaattgtctttttaatagtcagctgatagccaaactgtttgtgaatgagccagagattgtgaaaaatgtaaatcagcTAATGCTAACTGTATGCTCCACATACTGAAAACTTGATCTTAATTGTGACTGAACCCACATGTCCTGTATTTCcaccaaaaagcattttaaatatctgtttctGCCATTCAAACATTCACAGGAGATCGCTATGGGGTAGATTATCCAGGTAAGCTTGTTTAATAACTGCCTTTTGTTGGTCCCACATCATGCCagataaaaacaatgattaacTGTAATCTATGTACAGCCTTTTAAACTTGTGTCACTTAAAATAATTCCTCTACAGGCAGCTTT
The sequence above is drawn from the Thunnus maccoyii chromosome 10, fThuMac1.1, whole genome shotgun sequence genome and encodes:
- the LOC121905303 gene encoding myelin-associated glycoprotein-like — its product is MENETKMMIFCLLLAALCSPVFTGEWTATIPKDLDALVTSCVVIPCSFTHAKERLPHSRLRGSWHSTKNKDDCIYHEDQTQIVENFRGRTQLLGNLGEGNCTLLMTEIKDHDNGPFCFRIELVPTGTETSKIDKFSFVNDCVLFKMITEPPKPTLIHPKTAVQGRPYTITCSVRHTCPSHIPKLTWSRGTADDINELHREIHGGFWEVQSTLIVIPEEKDDHTDITCTAKFNGPKTSTEKMTLYIKRKENYNHIIIPAVVGIGTAVIFGGLCIFMMKKYKNRIAELQNQEGSMWNRLSRMSRRIRSDGPGPSHTDRRRSIWSRFSRRPNADRSDLDHMPNNESSKSGAYQKTSKPRFPSPKSQPKSYNYKEDLDDGDDYINTADLNVYGNL